Proteins from one Chitinophaga oryzae genomic window:
- a CDS encoding IS256 family transposase — protein MEKQNFDFEAFKKQAASRLKNGDTLLGKDGVLTPLLKEFLEGALDGELEAHIEDEGDANRKNGKGRKQVKTAVGSVDINPPRDRNGTFEPEIIPKRHKTLGVDLDRQIISLYARGASYSDIRDHLMDMYGLEASTATISRVTDKILPLIQEWRSRPLERVYPFVWLDAIHYKVRHEGRVVSRAVYCIIGLNQEGYKELLGMYVGENEGAKFWLQVLTDLQNRGLEDIFIACIDNLQGFADAIESVFPKTEVQLCIVHQIRNSQKYLSYKDVKPFMKDLQNVYKATTADQAERSLDQLESNWGARYPKVIESWRKNWPRLSSYFQYNKDIRRIMYTTNIIEGFHRQLRAVTKSKGAFQSEDALMKLLFLVQENICAKWNKPVHNWNQTLAQLSIIFSERLKLNL, from the coding sequence ATGGAAAAGCAAAACTTTGATTTCGAAGCCTTCAAGAAGCAAGCGGCGAGCCGTTTGAAGAACGGGGATACGCTTTTAGGTAAGGACGGCGTGCTAACGCCGTTACTAAAGGAGTTTCTTGAAGGCGCCCTGGATGGTGAGTTGGAAGCGCATATTGAAGATGAAGGAGATGCCAACCGTAAGAACGGCAAAGGGCGTAAACAGGTAAAGACCGCCGTTGGGTCGGTAGATATTAACCCGCCACGCGATCGTAATGGGACATTCGAGCCTGAGATAATTCCCAAACGTCATAAAACGCTTGGGGTAGATCTGGACCGACAGATCATTTCTTTATACGCCCGTGGAGCCAGCTACAGCGATATACGGGATCACCTGATGGATATGTATGGTCTGGAGGCTTCTACAGCCACGATAAGCCGTGTTACAGATAAAATTCTGCCATTGATACAAGAGTGGCGCAGCCGCCCTCTTGAGCGGGTTTACCCGTTCGTCTGGCTGGATGCTATCCATTATAAGGTCCGCCATGAGGGCCGGGTTGTCAGTCGCGCTGTTTACTGCATTATCGGCCTTAATCAGGAGGGCTACAAAGAGTTGCTGGGTATGTATGTCGGGGAGAATGAAGGTGCTAAATTCTGGCTGCAGGTATTAACAGATTTACAGAATCGCGGTTTGGAAGATATCTTCATTGCCTGTATAGATAATCTTCAGGGCTTTGCTGATGCCATAGAAAGTGTCTTCCCCAAGACCGAGGTTCAGCTCTGTATCGTACATCAGATACGCAATTCTCAGAAATATCTTTCCTACAAGGATGTCAAGCCATTTATGAAAGATCTTCAAAACGTCTACAAGGCCACTACTGCTGACCAGGCAGAACGAAGCCTTGATCAGCTGGAATCTAACTGGGGAGCCAGGTATCCCAAAGTGATTGAATCCTGGCGAAAAAACTGGCCAAGATTGAGTAGCTATTTTCAGTACAACAAAGACATTCGCCGAATTATGTATACAACCAATATTATTGAAGGCTTCCACCGGCAGCTTCGCGCTGTTACAAAGTCAAAGGGCGCCTTCCAGTCGGAAGACGCCCTCATGAAGCTCTTATTCCTTGTTCAGGAGAATATATGTGCCAAATGGAATAAACCCGTTCACAATTGGAATCAGACATTGGCCCAATTATCTATTATATTTAGTGAACGATTAAAACTTAATCTTTAA
- a CDS encoding site-specific integrase, which translates to MKVNEHLSVLFLLEKSKASADGQVPITVRLTINGVRSEMSLGQKVFPSYWNQNQENVCLDSHPNKKEAALLYSSITQILTDLKTHYFFLAQKYESVTPELLKRSYKGLLEVEKSNGVQPTAPERTIMQVCNFKYSKFACLVKAGLRSEKTLRRWKVTKGKLRKFLQFKFGKWDVPLSAFKYSHAEDFLHYLLTKQGIIRNTAMKYLKNTKELLKIAQNQEWRPHNPWLPFKTTYRQPKRNCLTIYQIIAIFKKELIDRLDHVRNVFLFACFTGYSFTELQNLSRDAIFLGIDGRRWIKIDRQKTGNPECLPLLPIPAAILDKYANDPYCIENNRLLPIKSYSHYNGYLKEIADLCEIGIDLTTHIARHTFATTVCLDHGVPLETVSKMLGHTNIRTTQIYAKVSNRNISINMNALERNLFMPDGKIKAAEFVHLLPENFSTVMLE; encoded by the coding sequence ATGAAAGTCAATGAACATCTTTCAGTGCTTTTCCTATTGGAAAAATCCAAGGCAAGCGCAGATGGCCAAGTACCCATCACGGTTCGCCTTACCATTAATGGCGTCCGCTCAGAAATGTCACTTGGACAAAAGGTTTTTCCTTCTTACTGGAACCAAAATCAAGAAAACGTCTGTTTGGATTCCCACCCCAACAAAAAAGAAGCGGCCCTTCTTTACTCCTCCATTACCCAAATCCTCACTGATCTTAAGACCCACTATTTCTTTTTAGCTCAAAAATATGAATCAGTGACGCCGGAGCTGTTAAAGCGCTCCTATAAAGGACTGCTTGAAGTTGAGAAAAGCAATGGGGTACAACCAACAGCGCCAGAACGGACAATCATGCAAGTTTGTAATTTTAAGTACAGTAAGTTCGCCTGTTTGGTAAAAGCCGGGTTACGATCTGAGAAAACTCTAAGAAGATGGAAAGTGACTAAAGGAAAACTCCGTAAATTCCTACAATTCAAATTTGGCAAATGGGATGTTCCACTTTCAGCATTCAAATACAGCCATGCAGAGGATTTTCTGCACTATCTACTAACAAAACAAGGTATCATCAGGAATACAGCGATGAAATACCTTAAAAACACCAAAGAACTTCTTAAAATTGCCCAGAACCAGGAATGGAGACCTCACAATCCTTGGTTGCCATTCAAGACTACTTATAGACAACCCAAACGAAATTGCCTCACTATTTATCAGATCATTGCAATTTTCAAAAAAGAACTGATAGACCGACTAGACCATGTTAGGAATGTTTTTCTGTTTGCATGTTTTACTGGCTACTCGTTTACCGAATTACAGAACCTTTCACGTGATGCAATCTTTCTTGGGATTGATGGCAGAAGATGGATTAAAATTGATCGTCAAAAAACAGGAAATCCGGAGTGTCTGCCACTTTTACCAATTCCGGCTGCAATTCTTGATAAATATGCAAATGACCCATACTGTATTGAGAATAATCGATTATTACCAATTAAAAGCTATTCACATTATAATGGCTATCTCAAAGAAATAGCTGATCTGTGTGAAATAGGCATAGATCTGACTACTCACATCGCGCGCCATACTTTCGCGACAACAGTTTGCCTAGACCATGGCGTCCCCTTGGAGACAGTCAGTAAAATGTTGGGACATACGAACATTCGCACTACTCAGATTTATGCGAAGGTCTCTAATCGAAATATAAGTATAAACATGAATGCCCTTGAACGGAACCTATTTATGCCGGATGGAAAAATCAAAGCGGCCGAATTCGTTCATCTTCTACCGGAGAATTTTTCAACGGTCATGTTAGAATGA